The genomic stretch ACTTGCCATGATGTTCAACACTTTCCTCCCCGCCGCCCTGCATCGGGAACTGACCCGCAGCCTGGCCGCCCCCGCGACCTGCGCGCCGACCATCGGACACCTGATCCGGGGCGAAGTGATCGAACGGGAAAGCGCCTGGGAACTGGTCCTCGACCTGCCCGGCATGGATCGCGAGGATGTGGAGCTGCTGGTGGAGGGCGAGGAGCTGGTGGTCAAGGGGGCGCGCAACCGCGAAGCCCTGGGCGAGAAGGACCGTCTGGTGCACTCCAGTCGCCTGATCGGCTCCTTCGAGCGGCG from Candidatus Delongbacteria bacterium encodes the following:
- a CDS encoding Hsp20/alpha crystallin family protein, translated to MMFNTFLPAALHRELTRSLAAPATCAPTIGHLIRGEVIERESAWELVLDLPGMDREDVELLVEGEELVVKGARNREALGEKDRLVHSSRLIGSFERRYRVSDEIDLSKVSAHMDKGVLRIVLAKAEQAQPRKVQIEINPS